In the genome of Myxococcus stipitatus, one region contains:
- a CDS encoding SDR family NAD(P)-dependent oxidoreductase: MKDAETSSPALPSNTPPSLSLDEVRQCTRLLEAIAENRVLLARLPEEEKLALVQAASRVVYPDRVTKKRMDKALRRERREEKQAKDRIVVASTRIRTMRQAPVFTVPLLPAPPPVDAPQRELEKPRKCYVCKVEYKRLHYFYDSMCIECADFNYAKRTQRAALDGKVALITGARVKIGFQASLMLLRSGATVIATTRFPQDSARRYLQEPDFADWSHRLHIHGLDLRHAPSVELFAKYVEQTHQRLDILINNAAQTVRRPPGFYAHLLDGELRQFHELPEAARPLLAGHRACIAAVSPTLGAGEAAASSLTTTWRSSDPALGIHSAAALSLLPYALEQEGDTSALFPAGRLDADEQQVDLRDMNSWRMKLADVSTAEMLEVHLVNAVAPFILCGKLKPLMMRNRTTPGHIVNVSAMEGSFSRGTKTDRHPHTNMAKAALNMMTLTSAADYAKDRIYMNAADTGWVTDEDPALFSERKVKDLDFQPPLDIVDGAARVVDPIMTAENSGHYSWGNFFKDYRPTSW, translated from the coding sequence ATGAAGGACGCTGAGACCTCGTCGCCCGCACTCCCCTCGAACACCCCGCCGTCCCTCTCGCTGGACGAGGTGCGCCAGTGCACCCGTCTGCTGGAGGCCATCGCGGAGAACCGCGTCCTGCTGGCCCGGCTCCCGGAAGAGGAGAAGCTGGCCCTGGTCCAGGCCGCCAGCCGCGTGGTGTACCCGGACCGCGTCACCAAGAAGCGCATGGACAAGGCCCTCCGGCGCGAGCGCCGCGAGGAGAAGCAGGCCAAGGACCGGATTGTCGTCGCCTCGACCCGGATTCGCACCATGCGCCAGGCCCCGGTCTTCACGGTGCCCCTGCTCCCGGCCCCGCCGCCGGTGGATGCCCCCCAGCGGGAGCTCGAGAAGCCGCGCAAGTGCTACGTGTGCAAGGTCGAGTACAAGCGCCTGCACTACTTCTACGACTCGATGTGCATCGAGTGCGCGGACTTCAACTACGCGAAGCGGACCCAGCGCGCCGCGCTGGACGGCAAGGTGGCACTCATCACCGGCGCACGCGTGAAGATTGGCTTCCAGGCGTCGCTGATGTTGCTGCGCTCGGGCGCCACCGTCATCGCGACCACCCGCTTCCCCCAGGACTCGGCCCGGCGCTACCTGCAGGAGCCCGACTTCGCCGACTGGTCCCACCGCCTGCACATCCACGGGCTGGACCTGCGTCACGCGCCCAGCGTGGAGCTCTTCGCGAAGTACGTGGAGCAGACGCACCAGCGGCTGGACATCCTCATCAACAACGCGGCGCAGACGGTGCGCCGGCCGCCGGGCTTCTACGCGCACCTGCTCGACGGAGAGCTGCGCCAGTTCCACGAGCTGCCCGAGGCCGCGCGGCCGCTGCTCGCCGGGCATCGGGCCTGTATCGCCGCGGTGAGCCCCACGCTCGGCGCGGGTGAGGCGGCGGCCTCGTCGCTCACGACGACGTGGCGCAGCAGCGACCCGGCGCTGGGCATCCACTCCGCCGCCGCGCTGTCGCTCCTGCCCTACGCGCTGGAGCAGGAGGGCGACACGAGCGCGCTCTTCCCCGCGGGCCGGCTGGACGCGGACGAGCAGCAGGTGGACCTGCGCGACATGAACTCGTGGCGGATGAAGCTCGCGGACGTGTCGACGGCGGAGATGCTGGAGGTCCACCTGGTGAACGCGGTGGCGCCCTTCATCCTCTGCGGCAAGCTCAAGCCGCTGATGATGCGCAACCGCACCACGCCCGGCCACATCGTCAACGTGTCGGCGATGGAGGGCAGCTTCTCGCGCGGGACGAAGACGGACCGGCATCCGCACACCAACATGGCGAAGGCCGCGTTGAACATGATGACGCTGACGTCCGCCGCGGACTACGCGAAGGACCGCATCTACATGAACGCGGCGGACACCGGCTGGGTCACCGACGAGGACCCGGCGCTGTTCTCCGAGCGCAAGGTGAAGGACCTCGACTTCCAGCCGCCGCTGGACATCGTCGATGGCGCCGCGCGGGTGGTGGACCCCATCATGACCGCGGAGAACTCCGGCCATTACTCGTGGGGCAACTTCTTCAAGGACTACCGCCCCACGTCCTGGTGA
- a CDS encoding EGF domain-containing protein encodes MMSSRRTSFWRTMGAVLGLSGLVACGVEPEGNTPAEEQPSENTSELAIDRYADAVAAGGVVAVLNPENAIGAPDGNVASFLAALDGSLTLDMGAGEEGNGPLRIHYRGLTAAALARVEFLRADLTIITTGQVNLIDLGVGTHTALVPNQNPTPYRYVRLKGGLLALYFVDAVEFTGPIATCGDGVVQTGEGCDDGGTTSGNGCSATCQVEPGYTCTGAPSVCTDVNECTNGTSQCSVNATCTNTPGSYTCTCKPGYSGNGRTCNDINECTNGTAQCSANANCSNTQGSYRCTCKPGYSGDGRTCNDVNECTNGTAQCSVNANCSNTQGSYRCTCKPGYSGDGKTCNDINECTNGTAQCSANANCSNTQGSYRCTCKPGYSGDGKTCNDINECANGTHTCTPGQRCVNRTGGFDCVPGSCPAPQVLCGNKCVDANTDEANCGCCGNTCNTGKTCNSGVCGTFAPLSVDATWDKVQDADLILRAPSGEMFTYERAVTTQETLAADDAGGEPPSGTYDVCLRTTSLQASAPDADRAPFHLTVKRSGQKDLVLRGVLLDADAAEVCNADHPDFIRSITYP; translated from the coding sequence ATGATGAGCAGTCGAAGGACTTCGTTTTGGCGAACGATGGGCGCGGTGCTGGGGCTGAGCGGTCTGGTGGCCTGCGGTGTCGAACCCGAAGGCAACACCCCCGCCGAGGAGCAACCTTCGGAGAACACCTCCGAACTGGCAATCGACCGGTACGCCGACGCGGTGGCGGCCGGAGGCGTCGTCGCGGTCCTCAACCCCGAGAACGCCATCGGGGCCCCGGACGGGAATGTCGCCAGCTTCCTCGCCGCGCTGGACGGCTCGCTGACGCTGGACATGGGCGCCGGTGAGGAAGGCAACGGCCCGCTGCGCATCCACTACCGCGGCCTCACCGCGGCCGCCCTCGCACGGGTGGAGTTCCTGCGAGCCGACCTGACCATCATCACCACCGGCCAGGTCAACCTCATCGACCTGGGCGTGGGAACCCACACCGCCCTCGTCCCGAACCAGAACCCCACCCCCTACCGGTACGTGAGACTCAAGGGCGGTCTGCTGGCGCTCTACTTCGTGGACGCCGTGGAGTTCACCGGCCCCATCGCCACCTGCGGCGACGGCGTCGTGCAGACAGGTGAAGGCTGTGACGATGGCGGCACCACGTCCGGCAACGGCTGTAGCGCCACCTGCCAGGTGGAGCCTGGCTACACCTGCACCGGCGCCCCCAGCGTCTGCACGGACGTCAACGAGTGCACCAACGGCACCAGCCAGTGCTCCGTGAACGCCACGTGCACCAACACCCCCGGCAGCTACACCTGCACCTGCAAGCCGGGCTACTCCGGCAACGGCCGCACGTGCAACGACATCAACGAGTGCACCAACGGCACCGCCCAGTGCTCCGCCAACGCCAACTGCTCCAACACCCAGGGCAGCTACCGCTGCACCTGCAAGCCGGGCTACTCCGGCGACGGCCGCACCTGCAATGACGTCAACGAGTGCACCAACGGCACCGCCCAGTGCTCCGTGAACGCCAACTGCTCCAACACCCAGGGCAGCTACCGCTGCACCTGCAAGCCGGGCTACTCCGGCGACGGCAAGACGTGCAACGACATCAACGAGTGCACCAACGGCACCGCCCAGTGCTCCGCCAACGCCAACTGCTCCAACACCCAGGGCAGCTACCGCTGCACCTGCAAGCCGGGCTACTCCGGCGACGGCAAGACGTGCAATGACATCAACGAGTGCGCCAACGGCACGCACACCTGCACCCCGGGGCAGCGGTGCGTGAACCGGACGGGTGGCTTTGATTGCGTGCCGGGCAGCTGCCCCGCGCCCCAGGTGCTGTGCGGCAACAAGTGCGTGGACGCCAACACGGATGAAGCCAACTGCGGCTGCTGCGGCAACACTTGCAACACTGGCAAGACTTGCAACTCTGGCGTCTGTGGGACCTTCGCGCCCCTGAGCGTGGACGCCACGTGGGACAAGGTGCAGGACGCGGACCTCATCCTCCGAGCCCCCTCGGGCGAGATGTTCACCTACGAGCGCGCCGTCACCACCCAGGAGACGCTCGCCGCGGACGACGCCGGCGGGGAGCCGCCCAGCGGCACGTATGACGTCTGCCTGAGGACCACGAGCCTCCAGGCGTCCGCCCCGGATGCCGACCGCGCGCCGTTCCACCTCACGGTGAAGCGCTCGGGCCAGAAGGACCTCGTCCTGCGCGGGGTCCTCCTGGACGCCGACGCGGCCGAGGTGTGCAACGCGGACCACCCGGACTTCATCCGGTCCATCACCTACCCCTGA
- a CDS encoding mucoidy inhibitor MuiA family protein, with amino-acid sequence MTLLPLSLLVLASAPQVSSVVVHPDHAQVTRTSVVTCRGATTAVFEHLPADISRASFQARASGATLEGLSAEFRPLDKEAVSEREKWEARELALRQEEAAQEAAAAQATELERLAQGYTDVAVAQVSREMTGARPDTRTWGSAFDAAWAVRLRGVREKSALAAKQRDLQRRRDEIEMELARLKARDVSGEHRVEVRLSCPEGTQSRVELSYLVAGASWTPVHEARADEAGGVVHLTSLATVRQVTGEDWTGAKLFVSTARPGQDATPPEFAPLLVTATQRPRERKVLAPTLESQNHVATSASARLSQGDGLEVLSQGVSVQWEVKDPTRVLGDGTEVRVLLGRHRLPAEFSWRTVPKLRPVVFRVARLANTTPFPLLPGKVSVFSDKAFLGNQSLERVEQGMPFELTFGLEEALRVKRSTVGEEVQSKGLFGGKQRFRYVYRFELMNLRTKAETVLLSEHIPVSELDDVKVEVEPTTTAGFTVGTEDGIAVWKLALAPGEKRTVELAFHVDAPSSYSTLGM; translated from the coding sequence ATGACCCTGCTTCCCTTGTCGCTCCTGGTGCTCGCCTCGGCGCCCCAGGTCTCCTCCGTCGTCGTCCACCCAGACCATGCCCAGGTGACGCGCACGAGTGTCGTGACGTGCCGAGGGGCCACGACCGCCGTCTTCGAGCACCTCCCCGCGGATATCTCCCGTGCGAGCTTCCAGGCCCGTGCTTCGGGGGCCACCCTGGAGGGGCTCAGCGCGGAGTTCCGGCCTCTCGACAAGGAGGCGGTTTCCGAGCGCGAGAAGTGGGAGGCGCGCGAGCTCGCGCTGCGCCAGGAGGAGGCCGCCCAGGAAGCGGCCGCCGCCCAGGCCACGGAGCTGGAGCGGCTGGCTCAAGGCTACACGGATGTCGCCGTGGCCCAGGTCTCCCGGGAGATGACGGGGGCCCGACCGGACACTCGCACCTGGGGCTCGGCCTTCGATGCGGCATGGGCGGTGCGGCTGCGTGGGGTGCGCGAGAAGTCCGCGCTCGCGGCGAAGCAGCGGGACCTCCAGCGCAGGCGCGACGAGATTGAGATGGAGCTGGCGCGACTGAAGGCCCGGGACGTCTCGGGCGAGCACCGCGTGGAGGTCCGTCTGTCCTGTCCCGAGGGCACGCAGTCCCGGGTGGAGCTGTCCTATCTGGTGGCGGGGGCGTCGTGGACGCCGGTCCACGAGGCTCGCGCGGATGAGGCCGGAGGCGTGGTGCACCTGACGTCCCTGGCCACGGTGCGCCAGGTGACGGGAGAGGACTGGACGGGCGCGAAGCTTTTTGTCTCCACGGCCCGGCCTGGCCAGGACGCCACGCCGCCAGAGTTCGCGCCGCTGCTCGTCACGGCGACGCAGCGTCCTCGGGAGCGGAAGGTCCTGGCTCCCACCTTGGAGTCCCAGAACCACGTTGCGACGAGCGCCTCGGCTCGCCTGTCCCAGGGCGACGGCTTGGAGGTCCTGTCCCAGGGCGTCTCCGTGCAGTGGGAGGTGAAGGACCCCACGCGGGTGCTGGGAGATGGCACCGAGGTGCGCGTGCTCCTGGGACGTCATCGCCTTCCGGCGGAGTTCTCCTGGCGCACGGTGCCCAAGCTGCGGCCGGTGGTCTTCCGGGTGGCGCGGCTGGCCAACACCACGCCGTTCCCCTTGTTGCCGGGGAAGGTCAGCGTCTTCAGCGACAAGGCATTCCTGGGGAACCAGTCGCTGGAGCGCGTGGAGCAGGGGATGCCGTTCGAGCTCACATTCGGCCTGGAGGAGGCCCTGCGCGTGAAGCGGTCCACCGTGGGGGAGGAGGTCCAGTCCAAGGGCCTCTTCGGGGGCAAGCAGCGCTTCCGCTACGTCTACCGCTTCGAGCTCATGAACCTGCGGACGAAAGCGGAGACGGTGCTGTTGTCCGAGCACATCCCCGTCTCCGAGCTGGATGACGTGAAGGTGGAGGTGGAGCCCACGACCACGGCGGGCTTCACGGTGGGGACGGAGGACGGCATCGCCGTCTGGAAACTGGCGCTCGCGCCAGGTGAGAAGCGCACCGTGGAGCTCGCGTTCCACGTCGATGCGCCCTCCAGCTACAGCACCTTGGGGATGTAG
- a CDS encoding aminoglycoside phosphotransferase family protein: MFDAYLTRWNLTPEGEPITTWGSQLLPVRWRGQAAMLKVSQHPEEKFGGLLMTWWEGQGAARVLESSDEAILLERAQGERSLATLARTGHDDEATRILCDAIAAIHTPRPKPLPELVPLNVWFRELEPAAALHGGWLTHSAQAARDLLAHPQDVRPLHGDIHHDNVLDFGEHGWLVIDPKRLLGERGFDYANLFCNPDVGAPDTSPPVATVPERFRRRLDIVLERSGLERTRLLRWIVAWAGLSAVWFLSDGDSTEVDRRVAELALAELRRSG, from the coding sequence ATGTTCGACGCGTACCTGACCCGCTGGAACCTGACGCCCGAGGGTGAGCCCATCACCACCTGGGGCTCCCAGCTCCTTCCGGTCCGCTGGCGCGGCCAGGCCGCCATGCTGAAGGTCTCCCAGCATCCCGAGGAGAAGTTCGGCGGACTGCTCATGACCTGGTGGGAAGGCCAGGGCGCCGCCCGCGTCCTCGAATCCTCCGACGAGGCCATCCTCCTCGAACGTGCCCAGGGGGAACGCTCCCTCGCCACGCTCGCCCGCACCGGCCACGACGACGAGGCCACCCGCATCCTCTGCGACGCCATCGCCGCGATTCACACGCCCCGGCCCAAGCCCCTCCCCGAGCTCGTCCCGCTGAACGTGTGGTTCCGAGAACTGGAGCCCGCCGCGGCGCTCCACGGCGGCTGGCTGACCCACTCCGCCCAAGCCGCACGCGACCTCCTGGCCCATCCCCAGGACGTGCGCCCGCTGCACGGCGACATCCACCACGACAACGTCCTCGACTTCGGCGAGCACGGCTGGCTCGTTATCGACCCCAAGCGCCTCCTCGGCGAGCGCGGCTTCGACTACGCGAACCTGTTCTGCAATCCAGACGTCGGCGCCCCCGACACCTCGCCTCCCGTCGCCACCGTGCCCGAGCGCTTCCGTCGGCGCCTGGACATCGTCCTGGAGCGCTCCGGCCTGGAGCGGACCCGGCTCCTGCGGTGGATTGTCGCCTGGGCCGGACTGTCCGCCGTCTGGTTCCTCAGCGACGGAGACAGCACCGAGGTCGACCGCCGCGTCGCCGAGCTCGCCCTGGCCGAGCTCCGCCGCAGCGGGTGA
- a CDS encoding polyphosphate kinase 2 family protein: protein MQIITNARQGAGVRLERILTTPPKKELKSDAKEEFDTLSNELFDLQDLLWGARMNSVLIVLQGRDTAGKDGTIKHVVGSLNPRGVSVTSFAVPTTEESEHDFLWRIHRHTPRQGEFAIFNRSHYEDVLAVRVHKLAPKSLWQKRFEHIKDFEAMLFEHGTLVLKFFLHISQDEQEQRLLDREKEPRKAWKISAGDWEDRKHWADYTQAYQDVFARTSTPHAPWMLVPSDSKWYRNLIVARAVAAALRPYRERWQERLDEVGAKKKAELKAWRKHR, encoded by the coding sequence ATGCAAATCATCACCAACGCAAGACAAGGCGCGGGCGTACGACTGGAGCGCATCCTCACCACGCCCCCCAAGAAGGAGCTCAAGTCAGACGCCAAGGAGGAGTTCGATACACTCAGCAACGAATTGTTCGACCTCCAGGACCTCCTCTGGGGCGCCCGCATGAACTCCGTGCTCATCGTCCTCCAGGGCCGGGACACCGCGGGCAAGGACGGCACCATCAAACACGTCGTGGGCAGCCTCAACCCCCGAGGCGTCAGCGTCACCTCCTTCGCCGTCCCCACCACCGAGGAGTCCGAGCACGACTTCCTCTGGCGCATCCACCGCCACACCCCCCGCCAGGGCGAGTTCGCCATCTTCAATCGCTCCCATTACGAGGACGTGCTCGCCGTGCGCGTGCACAAGCTCGCCCCCAAGTCCCTCTGGCAGAAGCGTTTCGAGCACATCAAGGACTTCGAGGCGATGCTCTTCGAGCACGGCACCCTCGTCCTGAAGTTCTTCCTCCACATCAGCCAGGACGAACAGGAGCAGCGGCTGCTGGACCGGGAGAAGGAGCCACGCAAGGCGTGGAAGATCAGCGCGGGAGACTGGGAGGACCGCAAGCACTGGGCCGACTACACCCAGGCCTATCAAGACGTCTTCGCGCGAACGTCCACCCCGCATGCGCCGTGGATGTTGGTGCCCTCGGATTCCAAGTGGTATCGGAATCTCATCGTTGCCCGTGCCGTGGCGGCGGCCCTGCGTCCTTATCGTGAACGCTGGCAGGAACGACTGGACGAGGTCGGCGCGAAGAAGAAGGCGGAACTCAAGGCGTGGCGGAAGCACCGCTGA
- a CDS encoding dioxygenase, producing the protein MQNDESGHDHDQGLQHDLAIMEKRADRRQLLKWMAGASLVPLVGCGPEDSDALLTQATEDELLACTRIPEEMAGPYPGDGSNGANALLLAGINRSDIRTSIGGATGVARGIPLTLTLTLVNRAACAPLAGYAIYVWQCERAGLYSMYSPGVQYENFLRGVQVTNAQGKVTFTSIFPGCYPGRWPHIHFEVYPSLASISNFRNKIATSQLAFARAPCQQAYTATGYQQSAANLRPLSIERDLVFADGYANQLAVTTGNNTTGYTSTLQFAI; encoded by the coding sequence ATGCAGAACGATGAATCGGGCCATGACCATGATCAGGGGCTGCAGCATGACCTGGCCATCATGGAGAAGCGGGCGGATCGCCGGCAGCTCCTCAAGTGGATGGCGGGGGCCAGCCTGGTTCCGCTCGTCGGCTGTGGTCCTGAAGATTCGGACGCGCTGCTGACGCAGGCGACCGAGGACGAGCTGCTGGCCTGCACCCGGATTCCCGAGGAGATGGCGGGCCCCTATCCTGGCGACGGCTCCAACGGCGCCAACGCGCTGCTGCTCGCGGGCATCAACCGCAGCGACATCCGCACGAGCATCGGCGGAGCGACGGGTGTCGCGCGAGGCATTCCGCTCACGCTGACGCTCACGTTGGTGAACCGCGCCGCGTGTGCGCCGCTCGCGGGCTACGCCATCTACGTGTGGCAGTGTGAGCGCGCGGGCCTGTACTCGATGTACTCGCCCGGCGTGCAGTACGAGAACTTCCTGCGCGGGGTGCAGGTCACCAATGCGCAGGGCAAGGTGACCTTCACGTCCATCTTCCCGGGCTGCTACCCGGGCCGGTGGCCGCACATCCACTTCGAGGTGTATCCCTCGCTGGCGTCCATCTCGAACTTCCGGAACAAGATCGCGACCTCGCAGCTCGCGTTCGCCCGGGCGCCGTGCCAGCAGGCCTACACCGCCACGGGCTACCAGCAGAGCGCGGCGAACCTGCGCCCCCTGAGCATCGAGCGCGACCTCGTGTTCGCGGACGGCTACGCCAACCAGCTCGCGGTGACGACGGGCAACAACACGACGGGCTACACGTCCACGCTCCAGTTCGCCATCTAG
- a CDS encoding mucoidy inhibitor MuiA family protein, which produces MLLPGWAVAGVLHAAIDAPVTDVTVYSDQARVVRTATVTVSGTQRVELPRLPDLVDPDSIRVEAEGAQVSSVEVRQGRVPPFPEKEARALVEALDRLEGDIALAEAERAALSLQVAALRRIQPAALTAPTRAEQPSVPVSPGGWSTSTAFLIDTAAKLETRIRELEARGVALKEERARRSKDAAGLVEAPREAGLEVAASLTGTGAATVRLSYLVTSKARWYPRYELRLNPETQRVQVAFSGLVSQETGEDWTRARLTFSTALPSTLTQLPKFPTWKLGAAERFIPTSERKPGQASSLLPVLTRAPAPDLEQVLRRWLQARAGGMPPKPVVTPGTLVGTVIDAQARSPVADVVVSAHSPSLPGEQLVVTDANGRYRIPALPPGEYTLRFEKEQYKPYARTEVTLRPHRTVKLDVEFLPESLGEVVASARAPVEVDEELLKRISVERGKSGARSYESLAELAPSGGGRVDTLGVSIAGVSAGLSVPVFDRYVGLAPPKGWSPPVLAEDLPASLAGGYDLAFSAPRSESVLSGQGERTIPLRVESWPVELERQAFPALAMEAYLVAHLKGPSRGALPGGQATLFVGSDRVGTAALKLIVPDESFTLPLGVDAAVRTARNIRLVQSQEGLISKDDVNTYEVTLEVSNPYPFPLKTRVVDQVPVSKQRELEVTLVRTTPGAQRDETTSELRWDLVIPASSKQTLTFEYTLRRPRDWRLSQSQ; this is translated from the coding sequence ATGCTCCTTCCTGGCTGGGCCGTGGCGGGCGTGCTGCATGCCGCCATCGATGCGCCCGTGACCGATGTGACCGTCTACAGCGACCAGGCCCGGGTGGTGCGGACCGCCACCGTCACCGTCTCCGGAACGCAGCGGGTGGAGCTGCCCCGGCTGCCGGACCTCGTGGACCCGGACTCCATCCGGGTCGAAGCGGAGGGGGCCCAGGTCTCGTCCGTCGAGGTTCGCCAGGGCCGTGTGCCGCCCTTCCCGGAGAAGGAGGCCCGGGCGCTGGTGGAGGCCCTGGACCGGCTGGAGGGGGACATCGCGCTGGCGGAGGCGGAGCGGGCGGCCCTCTCCCTCCAGGTGGCGGCGCTGCGGCGCATCCAGCCGGCGGCGCTGACGGCACCGACGCGGGCCGAACAGCCCTCGGTGCCCGTGTCGCCCGGAGGGTGGAGCACCTCCACCGCGTTTCTCATCGACACGGCCGCGAAGCTGGAGACGCGCATTCGTGAGCTGGAGGCCCGGGGCGTCGCGTTGAAGGAGGAGCGTGCGCGGCGGTCGAAGGACGCGGCGGGCCTGGTCGAGGCGCCGCGGGAGGCGGGCCTCGAGGTGGCGGCTTCGCTCACGGGGACGGGGGCGGCGACGGTCCGGCTCTCCTATCTCGTGACGAGCAAGGCCCGGTGGTATCCGCGGTACGAGCTGCGATTGAATCCGGAGACGCAGAGGGTGCAGGTGGCCTTCTCGGGGCTGGTCAGTCAGGAGACCGGGGAGGACTGGACGCGAGCCCGGCTCACGTTCAGCACCGCGCTGCCTTCCACGCTCACCCAGCTCCCGAAGTTCCCGACCTGGAAGCTGGGCGCCGCCGAGCGCTTCATTCCAACGTCCGAGCGAAAGCCGGGACAGGCCTCTTCGCTGCTGCCGGTCCTGACGCGTGCTCCCGCGCCGGACCTCGAGCAGGTCTTGCGCCGATGGCTCCAGGCGCGGGCCGGTGGCATGCCCCCGAAGCCCGTCGTGACGCCCGGTACCCTGGTGGGGACCGTCATCGACGCCCAAGCCCGGTCGCCTGTCGCCGACGTCGTGGTCTCAGCGCACTCGCCAAGTCTCCCCGGCGAGCAGCTGGTTGTGACGGATGCCAACGGTCGCTACCGCATTCCAGCGCTGCCCCCTGGCGAATACACGCTGCGGTTCGAGAAGGAGCAATACAAGCCGTACGCACGGACGGAGGTGACGCTCCGTCCCCATCGAACCGTCAAGCTCGATGTGGAGTTCCTGCCCGAGTCCCTGGGCGAGGTCGTCGCGTCTGCTCGAGCGCCCGTGGAGGTCGACGAGGAGCTCCTCAAGCGCATCTCGGTCGAGAGAGGCAAGAGTGGGGCACGCTCGTATGAGAGCCTCGCGGAGCTTGCTCCTTCCGGAGGCGGTCGCGTCGATACCCTGGGCGTCTCGATTGCCGGTGTCTCCGCTGGCCTCTCCGTGCCTGTCTTCGACCGCTATGTCGGGCTTGCTCCGCCCAAGGGGTGGTCTCCGCCGGTGCTGGCCGAGGACCTCCCGGCCTCCCTCGCGGGGGGCTATGACCTGGCCTTCTCCGCGCCGCGCTCGGAGTCTGTCCTCAGCGGTCAGGGCGAGCGCACCATTCCGCTGCGCGTCGAGTCGTGGCCTGTCGAGCTCGAGCGTCAGGCCTTTCCCGCGCTGGCCATGGAGGCGTACCTGGTGGCCCATCTCAAGGGACCGTCGCGAGGAGCGCTGCCGGGAGGTCAGGCCACGCTCTTCGTGGGCTCGGACCGGGTCGGCACCGCGGCCCTGAAGCTCATCGTCCCCGATGAGTCCTTCACCTTGCCCTTGGGGGTGGATGCCGCCGTGCGCACCGCCCGGAACATCCGTCTGGTCCAATCCCAAGAGGGGCTCATCTCCAAGGATGACGTCAACACCTACGAGGTCACGCTGGAGGTCTCCAATCCCTATCCCTTCCCCTTGAAGACGCGAGTGGTGGACCAGGTGCCGGTGAGCAAGCAGCGTGAGCTGGAGGTGACGTTGGTTCGCACCACGCCGGGCGCGCAACGGGACGAGACCACGAGCGAGCTCCGCTGGGACCTGGTCATCCCGGCCTCCAGCAAGCAGACCCTGACGTTCGAATACACCCTGCGCCGGCCTCGGGACTGGCGTCTGTCTCAATCGCAGTGA
- a CDS encoding GIN domain-containing protein, which produces MWKRATLGLLTVCLAAGCDPVENGNGDTVTEERTVGEAQAITHEGSLDIIVREGETTTVKVTVDSNLQDNVRTFMGPDSKLVITTDGNIHPKGPARVEVTLPRLMAATLDGSGALTAEGFAHQPAEHVRLRLEGSGTLRYCGAAHRLEARLEGSGRMALCTPGTSEAVELSSSGSGDLSWKGTANNVQARNEGSGDMTLEGTTRRLGARLEGSGDLDARALRTVDLDLVAQGSGDVQATVEGGSVVVVHESSGDVELWGHATRDEIRRRGSGRVVWR; this is translated from the coding sequence ATGTGGAAGCGCGCGACCCTGGGACTGCTGACGGTATGCCTGGCTGCGGGCTGTGACCCCGTCGAGAACGGCAACGGCGACACCGTCACCGAGGAACGCACCGTGGGAGAGGCCCAGGCCATCACCCACGAGGGCTCACTGGACATCATCGTCCGCGAGGGCGAGACGACCACGGTGAAGGTCACCGTCGACTCGAACCTCCAGGACAACGTGCGCACGTTCATGGGGCCCGACTCGAAGCTCGTCATCACCACCGACGGCAACATCCACCCCAAGGGTCCCGCCCGCGTGGAGGTCACCCTCCCGCGCTTGATGGCGGCCACCCTGGATGGCTCCGGCGCCCTCACGGCCGAGGGCTTCGCCCACCAGCCCGCCGAGCACGTCCGACTGCGCCTGGAGGGCTCCGGGACGCTGCGCTACTGCGGCGCGGCGCACCGCCTGGAGGCGCGACTGGAGGGCTCCGGCCGCATGGCGCTGTGCACCCCGGGGACGTCCGAGGCCGTGGAGCTGTCCAGCTCCGGCTCGGGTGACCTGAGCTGGAAGGGCACCGCGAACAACGTGCAGGCCCGGAACGAGGGCTCCGGCGACATGACCCTGGAAGGCACGACGCGCCGGCTGGGCGCGCGCCTCGAGGGCAGCGGCGACCTGGATGCCCGCGCGCTGCGGACGGTGGACCTGGACCTGGTGGCCCAGGGCTCCGGTGACGTCCAGGCCACGGTGGAGGGCGGCTCCGTCGTCGTGGTGCACGAGTCGTCCGGCGACGTGGAGCTGTGGGGCCACGCCACCCGGGACGAAATCCGTCGCCGGGGGAGCGGCCGGGTCGTCTGGCGCTGA